In Candidatus Cloacimonadota bacterium, the DNA window AAACTCAATATCCAATAGAATTGTAAAGATTTTTATTAATAATTTGCATTGACCTGATTTTAGAGGAAATAATCTTGTAAAAAAAAGGAAAGAGAAGAAAAATATGCCGGATTTCCTCATCAAAATCATCCCCATCATTCTCATCTTCTTTTTAGGATATTTCCTGAAAAGAATAAAACTATTCGGTAAAGAAACTGCCGATATTTTCCTGAAATTCATCTTTTATGTTTCTATGCCGGCATTGGTTTTTCATTCGGTTTCACAAATTTGGCTCTCAATCAAGTTTATTTATTTACCATTCATCGCATTTACTGTTTTCTTTGTCATTTATTTTATAACTTCTTTTATCGGGAAAAAACTCGAACTTTCGCAAAAAACTCTCGGAACTTTTATTCTCGGCTCGATAATCATGAATACAGGATTTTCGTTACCTTTCATTTTTTCTGCATTTGGAGAAAAAGGAGTAGCAACAGTTGCCATCTTCGATTTTGGAAATGCCTTACTTGTCCTGACTTTTGGTTATTATATTGCGATGAAATACGGAAAAGCAGAGAATACAAAAATAAATTATCAGAAATTGTTCTTCCTACCTCCTATTTGGGGATTGATCTTCGGATTGCTCTTTAATCTTATAAAAATACCTGTTCCAACAATCGCAAATAACTTCCTGAATCAAATTGGAATGCTGACAATTCCACTCATAATGCTTTCTATCGGAATTTATTTTTCACCACGAATTAAAAATTTATCTAGACTTCTAATTGTTCTTTTTATCCGAACCGGAATAGGATTACTTTTAGGATTTGTGTTTGCTTCAATACTAAATTTGCAGGGAGTTATTAAAACGATCGTGATAATCTGCAGCGGAGCTCCGGTCGGTTATAATACACTTGTCTTTTCAACTCTGGAAAATCTTGATAAAGAATTTGCCGCTAATCTGGTTTCAGTTTCGATTTTAA includes these proteins:
- a CDS encoding AEC family transporter, which produces MPDFLIKIIPIILIFFLGYFLKRIKLFGKETADIFLKFIFYVSMPALVFHSVSQIWLSIKFIYLPFIAFTVFFVIYFITSFIGKKLELSQKTLGTFILGSIIMNTGFSLPFIFSAFGEKGVATVAIFDFGNALLVLTFGYYIAMKYGKAENTKINYQKLFFLPPIWGLIFGLLFNLIKIPVPTIANNFLNQIGMLTIPLIMLSIGIYFSPRIKNLSRLLIVLFIRTGIGLLLGFVFASILNLQGVIKTIVIICSGAPVGYNTLVFSTLENLDKEFAANLVSVSILTGIVYIPVLIILF